The Sphingobacterium bambusae genome includes a window with the following:
- a CDS encoding ATP-dependent nuclease translates to MSKIVKLEIQNFRSIENLSLNFPHDQKLLCLIGRGDSGKTTILEAISAVLSSTWNLSFHDTDFYNVNYNKPIKITANIVGIPVKLLSDHKFGLNIRAFNKQSSEISDDILSLEDTAHWEPMLSVRLLVDKNLEPNWHIINERAQDDKPISAAERALLNCYMVSDNIDRHFSWNKGNPLYSLLKSAAQQPEDAEENSIVLESLRSAKNKIDEHGFEKLVEVTDMVKVQAAGLGLNIEKTSTTLDFKELSIRDNRISLHDDRIPFRLKGKGSKRLASLAIQSILVKDGGIMLVDEIEQGLEPDRAKQLIRELSDNGKGQIFITTHSRDVITELSIESLILILKDKSNSKIEGRDLSHIESLQRVVRACPEAFFAKKIIVCEGATEVGIMRSLDKYRKQIGKQQMSFEDCAYIDGGGSSFVERAEKIRKANLKSVIFCDSDDPIVNQKKEGLKALGIDLFDCDVDKCIEAQVFQDIPWGAIKQLLQYALVVHKSNDQIALEASIKAQFPHGYRFNQNWLEEDTSELRTALAKASVKKDKEWFKRIDHGEFLGSIIFEYFDQINERALLKQNFEGLINWIDN, encoded by the coding sequence ATGTCAAAAATCGTAAAATTAGAAATACAGAATTTCCGTAGTATCGAAAATCTCTCCCTTAATTTTCCTCATGACCAAAAATTATTATGCCTTATTGGTCGTGGAGACAGCGGCAAAACAACAATATTGGAAGCGATTTCAGCAGTTCTGTCATCAACATGGAACTTATCATTCCACGACACTGATTTTTACAATGTTAACTACAATAAACCTATCAAAATTACTGCAAATATTGTCGGTATTCCAGTCAAACTGCTTTCAGATCACAAGTTTGGATTGAATATAAGAGCATTCAACAAACAAAGCTCAGAAATTAGTGATGATATATTATCACTCGAAGATACAGCACACTGGGAGCCAATGTTATCCGTGCGACTATTAGTCGATAAGAATTTGGAACCAAATTGGCATATCATCAATGAGCGCGCGCAGGACGATAAGCCAATCTCTGCCGCAGAAAGAGCTTTGCTGAATTGCTATATGGTATCTGATAACATTGATAGGCATTTCTCGTGGAATAAAGGGAATCCATTATACTCTCTTTTAAAAAGCGCAGCACAACAACCAGAGGATGCAGAAGAAAACAGTATCGTATTAGAATCTCTCCGATCTGCAAAAAACAAAATAGATGAGCACGGTTTCGAGAAGCTTGTTGAAGTGACCGATATGGTAAAGGTACAAGCAGCAGGCCTAGGCTTGAATATCGAGAAAACTAGCACAACCCTCGATTTTAAAGAACTATCCATCCGAGACAACCGCATCAGTTTGCATGATGATAGGATACCATTCCGGCTGAAAGGTAAGGGATCGAAGAGATTAGCCTCTCTAGCAATACAGTCTATCTTAGTCAAAGACGGTGGAATAATGCTCGTTGATGAGATCGAGCAAGGCTTAGAACCAGATCGCGCAAAACAGTTAATAAGGGAGCTGAGCGATAATGGTAAAGGACAAATCTTCATTACTACCCATTCTCGTGATGTTATAACCGAGTTGAGTATTGAATCGCTGATCTTAATATTAAAAGATAAAAGCAACTCTAAAATAGAGGGAAGAGATCTCTCTCACATAGAATCATTGCAGCGCGTTGTAAGAGCGTGTCCCGAAGCATTTTTTGCAAAGAAGATAATTGTTTGCGAAGGAGCTACCGAGGTCGGAATTATGAGATCCTTGGATAAGTATAGAAAGCAGATTGGTAAGCAGCAGATGTCTTTCGAGGATTGCGCCTATATTGACGGAGGCGGAAGCAGTTTTGTGGAGAGGGCTGAAAAAATAAGAAAAGCGAACTTAAAGTCAGTAATATTCTGTGATTCCGATGACCCCATTGTTAATCAAAAAAAAGAAGGCTTAAAAGCGTTAGGGATTGATTTGTTTGACTGTGACGTTGATAAATGTATCGAAGCGCAAGTATTCCAAGATATACCTTGGGGGGCTATAAAGCAATTATTACAATACGCCTTAGTGGTTCATAAAAGCAATGATCAAATTGCACTTGAAGCATCAATTAAAGCTCAATTTCCACATGGCTATCGATTCAACCAGAATTGGCTTGAAGAAGATACTTCTGAATTACGAACAGCATTAGCCAAAGCATCCGTCAAAAAAGATAAAGAGTGGTTTAAAAGAATAGATCATGGAGAGTTCTTAGGGTCAATCATATTCGAGTATTTTGACCAGATCAATGAACGCGCATTACTAAAGCAGAATTTTGAGGGTCTAATTAATTGGATTGATAACTAA
- a CDS encoding UvrD-helicase domain-containing protein has translation MDYRSFVSERKALLVSPAGYGKTYTIVQSLKYTQGKQLILTHTHAGVASIREKIENENIPSNQFHIETISSFCQKYVQNFYVGNDIPDQENKQYHAFTLDKAFLLFKSPMVQHIVKSTFVGLFVDEYQDCTKKQHDVIMVLSDLFPTRILGDPLQSIFDFNGDLVDFERDLPDFTSYPDLDVPNRWYRNGYNTLGDIIKGFRENLISREPVSLIENIPSGLHIFPVQNGDLYSFKSSYTKPLQAIIANRRKDPTMESLLIIVPEYEEVLPVGSRNRGTISDRVNIKNRIDFANRLTLLEAIDDRSFYQIARTADELVLGINRAKNKINRVKKDILLSVFKKTEIDSWFSKEDFTVKRSESDKGKTFKVKQKFNSFFKEPSTYNLLALLVEAKSQFGLKQKREAIHRNLLNSLKQSTYENISVYEAMKNNRNQIKRVGRKVDGKCIGTTLLTKGLEFDTVVLLDANKFDTPEHLYVALSRCCKKLIIFTDNLKLSPY, from the coding sequence ATGGATTATCGATCATTTGTTTCTGAACGTAAAGCGCTATTAGTTTCTCCGGCTGGGTATGGAAAAACTTATACGATAGTACAAAGTCTCAAGTATACTCAAGGCAAACAGTTAATTTTAACTCATACCCATGCAGGCGTAGCGTCAATCAGAGAAAAAATTGAAAATGAGAACATTCCCTCTAATCAATTTCATATCGAAACAATAAGTAGTTTCTGCCAAAAGTATGTACAAAACTTTTATGTTGGTAATGATATACCTGATCAAGAAAATAAGCAGTATCACGCATTTACCCTAGATAAAGCCTTTCTACTGTTTAAGTCGCCGATGGTGCAGCATATCGTCAAAAGTACTTTTGTAGGACTATTTGTAGATGAGTATCAGGATTGTACTAAAAAACAACATGATGTCATAATGGTCCTGTCAGATCTATTTCCTACGAGAATTCTAGGTGATCCACTGCAAAGTATATTTGATTTTAATGGCGATCTAGTTGATTTCGAAAGGGATTTGCCTGATTTCACATCATACCCCGATTTGGATGTTCCTAATCGTTGGTATCGGAATGGTTATAACACCCTAGGTGATATTATTAAGGGATTTCGGGAAAATTTGATCAGTAGAGAACCAGTTTCTCTTATAGAAAACATACCAAGTGGTCTTCATATCTTTCCAGTACAAAATGGAGATTTATACTCTTTTAAAAGCAGCTATACAAAACCTCTTCAAGCAATCATTGCAAATCGACGCAAGGACCCAACAATGGAGAGCCTACTGATAATTGTTCCTGAATACGAAGAAGTATTGCCGGTTGGATCCAGAAACCGAGGTACAATTTCAGATCGTGTTAATATCAAAAACAGGATAGATTTTGCTAACCGACTAACACTCCTAGAGGCTATAGATGATAGATCCTTCTATCAAATCGCTCGTACTGCTGACGAACTGGTGCTAGGTATAAATAGAGCCAAAAACAAGATCAATAGAGTTAAGAAGGATATTTTGCTTTCTGTATTTAAAAAAACAGAAATCGATAGTTGGTTTTCAAAAGAAGATTTTACGGTAAAGAGATCAGAATCGGACAAAGGGAAAACGTTTAAGGTAAAGCAGAAGTTTAACTCGTTTTTTAAAGAGCCTAGCACATACAATCTATTAGCGCTATTAGTTGAAGCTAAATCTCAATTTGGCTTAAAGCAAAAAAGGGAAGCGATCCATAGAAATCTTTTGAATTCACTCAAACAATCTACATATGAGAACATCTCCGTTTATGAAGCGATGAAAAATAATAGAAATCAAATAAAAAGAGTCGGCCGGAAGGTTGATGGGAAATGTATAGGCACAACACTTCTTACAAAAGGTCTAGAGTTTGACACGGTTGTTCTTCTTGATGCTAACAAATTTGATACTCCGGAGCATTTGTATGTTGCTTTATCACGCTGCTGTAAGAAGCTGATAATTTTCACAGATAATTTGAAGCTCAGCCCATACTAA